One region of Bacillus pumilus genomic DNA includes:
- a CDS encoding DUF3967 domain-containing protein has product MKPETYLSSQDIANKLNVSSVTIRKYAAMLEKNGYNFARDTKGWRQYNESDLSAMEYIYTHSKLSGKSLEEVAKLVATLYRSNLSISDTATPLQDVNVADLIQRQEEFNRAILKRLEQFEEQQKKRDENLMLALKESIEAKKMIAAAQQKKWWQFWK; this is encoded by the coding sequence ATGAAACCCGAAACCTACCTTTCTTCACAAGACATTGCAAACAAGCTCAATGTCTCCAGCGTCACGATACGCAAATACGCCGCCATGCTTGAGAAAAACGGCTATAATTTCGCCAGAGACACTAAGGGATGGCGTCAGTATAATGAGTCCGATTTATCCGCTATGGAGTATATATACACACACTCTAAATTGAGTGGTAAATCACTAGAAGAAGTAGCCAAACTTGTAGCGACCTTGTATCGGTCAAACTTGTCCATATCGGATACCGCTACACCGCTACAAGATGTCAACGTCGCCGATCTCATTCAAAGACAAGAGGAATTCAATCGGGCCATCCTAAAACGACTCGAACAATTTGAAGAACAGCAAAAAAAGCGAGATGAAAATCTCATGCTCGCTTTGAAAGAATCCATTGAAGCAAAAAAAATGATTGCTGCTGCTCAACAAAAAAAGTGGTGGCAATTTTGGAAATAG
- a CDS encoding protein rep, translating into MLYSSESNYSILDDKTATGKKRDWRGKKVRSSLVAAHYEGLEKRTGAPYYGKKAEKVCDCAECLAFRRDNETGRLRLYQAYFCKVRLCPMCAWRRSLKIAYHNKLIVEEANRQYKPAWIFLTLTVKNVEGDHLKQTITDMMQGFRKLFQYKKVKSGTLGFFRALEITKNYEENTYHPHFHVLIPVKRSYFTGKSYIKQAEWTNLWKRAMKLDYRPIVHVQRVKGKKGIDAEAIEKEVCEAMEEQKAILEISKYPVKDTDVIRGNEVTEENLDTVYYLDGALASRRLIGYGGILKEIHQELNLMDAEEGDLVRIEEDDDEVANETFEVMARWHVGIKNYLIQ; encoded by the coding sequence TTGTTATATTCATCTGAATCGAATTATAGCATCCTTGATGACAAAACCGCAACAGGTAAAAAGCGGGATTGGCGAGGGAAGAAGGTGAGATCGTCATTGGTGGCGGCTCATTACGAAGGACTTGAAAAGCGTACCGGTGCGCCTTACTACGGAAAAAAGGCAGAGAAAGTATGTGATTGTGCGGAATGTCTTGCGTTTAGAAGAGATAACGAAACAGGCAGACTACGATTATATCAAGCCTATTTTTGTAAAGTGAGGTTATGCCCCATGTGTGCGTGGCGAAGGTCATTGAAAATTGCTTATCACAATAAATTGATCGTTGAAGAAGCGAATCGACAATATAAGCCAGCATGGATATTTCTCACGTTGACAGTGAAAAATGTTGAGGGTGACCATTTAAAACAAACAATTACTGATATGATGCAAGGCTTTAGAAAGCTGTTTCAATATAAAAAAGTGAAATCTGGAACACTTGGTTTTTTCAGAGCTTTAGAGATTACGAAAAACTACGAAGAGAATACATATCATCCACATTTTCATGTCTTAATTCCAGTGAAGCGAAGTTATTTCACAGGTAAAAGCTATATTAAGCAAGCAGAATGGACAAACCTTTGGAAGCGTGCAATGAAATTGGATTATAGACCTATTGTACATGTACAGCGTGTCAAGGGAAAAAAGGGAATCGATGCGGAAGCGATTGAAAAAGAAGTGTGCGAAGCAATGGAAGAACAAAAGGCCATTCTTGAAATCTCGAAGTATCCTGTCAAAGATACGGATGTGATACGTGGGAATGAAGTGACCGAGGAAAATTTGGATACGGTTTATTATTTGGATGGTGCTTTAGCTTCCAGAAGGTTGATCGGTTATGGAGGGATCTTGAAGGAGATCCATCAGGAACTCAATTTGATGGATGCTGAGGAAGGGGATCTTGTCAGAATTGAAGAAGATGATGATGAGGTAGCCAATGAGACGTTTGAAGTCATGGCACGTTGGCATGTTGGTATTAAGAATTACTTAATTCAATAA